The following are from one region of the Biomphalaria glabrata chromosome 12, xgBioGlab47.1, whole genome shotgun sequence genome:
- the LOC106051546 gene encoding uncharacterized protein LOC106051546, producing the protein MNSTDTKVLLHDISSNLITPVGPSESSDEPSRVYDPAKLFRSEPSHVSNLAFLPILAIIVFVVCILLKAYNWSREDARFKARGDVEFGDDSEVNYGIITEGDKEYCDIDMRGDGISVYDTVNSYRSLGNGFTPSINSPQYYHDTVTSIKSLVLQRADGSQYDSVKSYKAFLEKITQDKDLAVEVKLLENYPIRSKSVEHCVVFEEESSEKSEDISSRMLKSLPLKKHIHEDGRVHQFDKKKHRHRQASGDLPGGMRKRSASNPTYRRCAGGAASLPSIRYVASSDSDDDDQQADRRKLWAERKKMSRSVSGGKISKSSRDANCESCPGSNGDDHHNIHRRKRHYSADSARRHRKAANVQQKDVTDIDANKLVPHAAKQEGKSASSKQRSFKCYEESSSENPNSSSDSNIPSDGVVSDTDDETKQNTLISNASDDKTMENDVFFSLDSGTELASSYEILQNSSQRISETKKSIAQAKEEFFKRSPDSYSSPLTLKVPDQITLAVKTPQTLHINGDAHHNKLEDSAIINHSIPSGDENGKSKLSPYIVANAMIRSQASLDHNTPLITTDNSSPGIVELSVDPGADDHNHTAEGALESQSLSSPKKVQRFHVSFVNIDLSNPQSD; encoded by the coding sequence ATGAACTCAACAGATACCAAAGTCCTTCTCCATGACATTTCCAGTAACTTAATTACACCTGTTGGTCCCTCTGAATCATCTGATGAACCTTCACGGGTTTATGACCCTGCCAAGTTGTTCAGGTCTGAGCCAAGCCATGTGTCCAATTTGGCCTTCCTACCAATACTGGCCATCATAGTGTTTGTTGTATGCATTCTACTGAAGGCCTACAACTGGTCCAGAGAAGATGCCAGGTTCAAGGCTAGAGGGGATGTAGAGTTTGGTGATGACAGTGAAGTCAACTATGGCATCATTACTGAGGGGGACAAGGAGTACTGTGACATAGACATGCGGGGGGATGGCATATCTGTCTATGACACTGTTAACTCATACAGGTCTTTAGGGAATGGTTTCACACCTTCCATAAACAGTCCACAGTATTACCATGACACAGTGACGTCAATCAAGTCATTGGTTCTGCAGAGAGCTGACGGCAGCCAATATGATAGTGTCAAGTCGTATAAAGCTTTCTTAGAGAAGATAACTCAGGATAAAGACCTGGCTGTAGAAGTGAAACTCTTAGAGAACTACCCCATCAGAAGTAAAAGTGTTGAACATTGTGTGGTGTTTGAGGAAGAGAGCTCTGAGAAATCAGAAGACATTTCATCCAGAATGCTTAAGTCACTTCCCCTTAAAAAGCATATCCATGAAGATGGTCGTGTGCATCAGTTTGATAAGAAAAAGCACAGGCATCGCCAAGCAAGTGGTGACCTTCCTGGAGGGATGCGAAAAAGGTCGGCTTCAAATCCGACTTACCGCAGATGTGCTGGTGGTGCCGCTAGTTTGCCTTCTATTAGGTATGTTGCATCTAGTGACTCAGATGATGATGATCAGCAGGCAGATCGAAGAAAGTTGTGggctgaaagaaagaaaatgtccAGATCTGTTTCAGGTGGCAAAATTTCAAAATCTTCTAGAGATGCCAACTGCGAGTCATGTCCTGGGAGCAATGGTGATGACCATCACAATATTCACCGGCGAAAGAGACATTACTCTGCAGACAGTGCACGGCGGCATAGAAAGGCAGCAAATGTACAGCAAAAAGATGTTACAGACATAGATGCTAATAAACTGGTTCCCCATGCAGCGAAACAGGAGGGCAAGTCTGCATCCAGTAAACAAAGAAGCTTTAAATGCTATGAGGAGTCATCCTCTGAAAATCCTAACAGCTCCTCTGACTCAAATATTCCATCAGATGGAGTGGTCTCAGATACAGatgatgaaacaaaacaaaacacactgaTATCAAATGCCTCAGATGATAAAACAATGGAGAATGATGTGTTTTTCAGTTTGGACTCTGGTACAGAGCTTGCTTCTTCATATGAGATATTACAAAACTCTAGCCAGAGAATCTCAGAGACTAAGAAATCAATAGCTCAGGCAAAAGAGGAGTTTTTCAAAAGATCACCTGATAGCTACTCCTCTCCATTGACTCTAAAAGTACCTGATCAAATTACTTTAGCAGTGAAGACACCACAGACCCTCCACATCAATGGAGATGCTCATCACAACAAACTTGAAGACTCAGCTATTATCAACCATTCCATACCTAGTGGTGATGAAAATGGCAAATCAAAACTCAGCCCGTACATTGTGGCCAATGCCATGATCAGATCTCAAGCAAGCCTTGACCACAACACGCCTTTGATAACCACAGACAACAGTAGCCCAGGGATAGTGGAGCTTTCTGTGGACCCTGGTGCAGATGACCACAATCACACTGCAGAAGGTGCTCTCGAGTCACAAAGCTTGTCTAGTCCAAAAAAAGTTCAGCGCTTTCATGTATCATTTGTCAACATAGATCTTTCAAATCCACAGTCTGACTAG